Proteins encoded in a region of the Salinicoccus sp. RF5 genome:
- the ggt gene encoding gamma-glutamyltransferase: MANLEKIFKAQEKYYDTGNQIKGDTGRYGMVASAIKEATHAGNQMLDQGGNAFDALIAVQLSLAVVEGMNTGIGAGGFIVCHEEEKNETKVINAHSRAPAELEPECFVDDNGEVIPFDKRSTHGTSVGVPGIMKGLKHLHEQYATLPLETLIAPAIELAESDFRVNSLWERTLDLFDHRLGEEARKKFMQDGKPLREGDTIVQPELAKTLKIIRDEGFDSVYEGEIADAIVEAVQDQGGVMTHQDLINYHVKIEEPLWSRYRGYDIATPAPPSGGGIAVAQQLKILEKLDISQYDPHSVEKYHLLAQTMQLALADKNTHIGDADFHELPMDGLMDEEYITERIQLISEENNARTYEAGDPWKYQPGRDGTIETDRYAGNEGMETTHFTAVDQWGNVAACTSSIERIYGSGIMVPGYGFIMNNDLTDFEAEPGQVNEPNGHKYPTSSKCPTILFHEGKPFFTLGSPGAQTIVASVAQTIINIIDYNMSLDEAIKDARIYVTHDLDTQWEDGLEKEVLESLKKLGYSFDQSFREQTADTRLGDVQAIMIDQTNGHKLYGAADSPRPGGAEGL, translated from the coding sequence TTTTTAAAGCGCAGGAAAAATATTATGATACAGGCAATCAGATAAAAGGCGACACCGGCAGGTACGGGATGGTCGCAAGTGCCATCAAGGAGGCCACCCATGCGGGTAACCAGATGCTTGATCAGGGAGGCAATGCATTCGATGCACTCATTGCGGTGCAGCTCTCACTGGCAGTCGTTGAAGGTATGAATACCGGCATCGGCGCAGGCGGTTTCATCGTGTGCCACGAAGAGGAGAAGAATGAAACCAAAGTCATCAACGCACATTCGCGGGCGCCGGCGGAACTGGAGCCTGAATGTTTTGTAGATGATAACGGTGAAGTCATTCCTTTCGACAAACGGTCCACCCACGGAACTTCTGTCGGCGTTCCAGGCATCATGAAAGGGCTGAAGCACCTGCATGAGCAATATGCTACGCTGCCCCTTGAAACATTGATTGCGCCTGCAATCGAACTTGCCGAATCTGATTTCCGTGTGAACTCTTTATGGGAACGTACACTCGACCTTTTCGACCATCGCCTCGGGGAAGAGGCACGCAAGAAATTCATGCAGGACGGCAAGCCGCTCAGGGAAGGCGATACCATCGTCCAGCCTGAACTTGCGAAAACTTTGAAGATCATCAGGGACGAAGGGTTCGATTCCGTATATGAAGGTGAGATTGCAGATGCCATCGTAGAGGCCGTCCAGGACCAGGGCGGAGTCATGACCCATCAGGATCTCATCAACTACCATGTCAAAATTGAAGAACCGTTATGGAGCCGCTACAGAGGCTACGACATAGCGACGCCTGCCCCACCAAGCGGTGGCGGCATCGCAGTAGCCCAGCAGTTGAAAATACTCGAAAAACTCGATATTTCACAATATGATCCGCATTCCGTTGAAAAATACCATCTGCTTGCCCAGACGATGCAGCTCGCCCTTGCGGATAAGAATACGCACATCGGTGATGCAGACTTCCACGAACTCCCGATGGATGGCCTGATGGATGAGGAGTATATAACAGAACGCATTCAGCTGATCTCCGAAGAAAACAACGCCAGAACTTATGAAGCGGGAGACCCTTGGAAATATCAGCCAGGCAGGGACGGTACGATTGAAACCGACAGATATGCAGGCAATGAAGGGATGGAGACGACCCACTTCACTGCGGTGGATCAATGGGGCAATGTCGCTGCCTGCACATCTTCCATAGAACGCATCTATGGTTCAGGCATCATGGTGCCCGGCTACGGGTTCATCATGAACAACGACCTTACAGATTTCGAAGCTGAGCCGGGACAGGTCAATGAACCGAACGGCCATAAGTATCCGACAAGCTCCAAATGCCCAACGATACTGTTCCACGAAGGGAAGCCGTTCTTCACACTCGGTTCACCAGGGGCACAGACAATCGTCGCCTCCGTTGCCCAGACGATCATCAACATCATAGATTACAACATGTCCCTTGATGAAGCGATCAAGGATGCAAGAATCTATGTGACCCATGATCTTGATACACAGTGGGAGGATGGCCTCGAAAAAGAAGTACTTGAATCACTCAAGAAGCTTGGCTATTCATTCGACCAGTCGTTCAGGGAACAGACTGCAGACACCCGTCTCGGCGATGTACAGGCGATCATGATCGACCAGACGAACGGCCATAAGCTCTATGGTGCAGCCGACTCGCCGCGCCCGGGCGGTGCAGAAGGCCTGTAG
- a CDS encoding rhodanese-related sulfurtransferase, whose protein sequence is MKYQVLLYYYYTDIEDPEGFSSEHLELCKSMNLKGRILVANEGINGTVSGTLEDTEKYMEYMKNHPLFDGIVFKIDPSEGHTFKKMHVRPRPELVNLSLEDDINPREMTGEYLEPKDFYAQMQDENTIVLDARNTYEYDVGHFRGAIRPDVETFRELPEWVRENRDMLEGKRILTYCTGGIRCEKFSGWLKREGFEDVGQLHGGIATYGKDPEVKGQNWDGMMYVFDERLTVPVNQVEHNVVGRDHFDGTPCERYINCANPECNDQILASEENEAKHLGGCSLECTKHPRNRYVIENDLSAEEVDAQIKVLEEEAYAK, encoded by the coding sequence ATGAAATACCAAGTTTTACTCTATTACTACTACACAGACATTGAAGATCCCGAGGGATTCTCATCGGAGCACCTTGAGCTGTGCAAAAGCATGAACCTCAAAGGGCGCATCCTGGTCGCGAACGAAGGTATAAACGGCACCGTATCCGGCACCTTGGAAGATACCGAAAAGTATATGGAATACATGAAGAATCATCCACTTTTCGATGGCATCGTGTTCAAAATCGATCCGTCTGAAGGCCACACCTTCAAGAAGATGCATGTACGTCCCCGTCCTGAGCTCGTCAACCTCAGCCTTGAGGATGACATCAATCCCCGTGAAATGACGGGTGAATACCTCGAACCAAAGGATTTCTATGCGCAGATGCAGGACGAAAATACGATTGTCCTCGATGCAAGGAACACTTATGAGTATGATGTCGGCCATTTCCGTGGCGCCATCCGTCCGGATGTGGAGACATTCCGGGAACTTCCGGAATGGGTGAGGGAGAACCGCGATATGCTCGAAGGCAAACGCATCCTGACATACTGCACCGGCGGCATACGCTGCGAGAAGTTTTCAGGCTGGCTCAAGCGTGAAGGATTTGAAGATGTCGGACAGCTCCATGGCGGCATCGCAACATACGGCAAAGACCCTGAAGTCAAAGGGCAGAACTGGGATGGCATGATGTATGTCTTCGATGAAAGGCTGACCGTACCCGTAAATCAGGTGGAACACAATGTCGTCGGCAGAGATCATTTCGACGGCACACCATGCGAACGCTACATCAACTGTGCAAATCCGGAATGCAACGACCAGATCCTCGCTTCAGAGGAAAATGAAGCGAAGCACCTTGGCGGTTGCTCCCTGGAATGTACAAAGCACCCGAGAAACAGATATGTCATTGAAAATGATCTGTCGGCAGAAGAAGTCGATGCACAGATAAAAGTGCTCGAAGAAGAAGCATACGCCAAATAA
- a CDS encoding acryloyl-CoA reductase → MERFKALVIDKADEGTTMDIKEIGMEDLSEGEVTIKVAYSSVNYKDGMVAVTGSIAETFPLVPGIDLAGTVISSEDERFQEGDEVIATSYYIGTRHSGGFSEVARIPAEWVVPLPEGLTLKESMELGTAGFTAALCVKRLEENGLEPGSGKVLVDGASGGVGSLAINMLADKGYEVVASTGRTEEAEYLKSLGAAKVIHRDEVTDTDGKSTRKRQWQAAIDPVGGKTLQYILSSLDYGGSVATCGLAGGIEVETTVLPFISRAINWLGIDSVKYPMEPRIKVWESLAGELKPSALETHISHEVSLEELPDTLRDILKGRVRGRVIVKF, encoded by the coding sequence ATGGAACGATTCAAGGCATTGGTCATAGACAAGGCGGATGAGGGTACAACGATGGATATCAAGGAGATCGGCATGGAGGATCTGTCTGAAGGGGAAGTGACGATTAAAGTTGCATATTCAAGTGTGAACTATAAGGATGGCATGGTCGCAGTGACGGGCAGCATTGCCGAGACGTTCCCGCTTGTACCGGGAATCGACCTTGCAGGTACGGTGATTTCATCTGAAGATGAACGTTTTCAGGAAGGGGACGAAGTGATCGCCACCAGCTACTATATCGGTACGCGGCACAGCGGCGGTTTCAGTGAAGTGGCCAGGATTCCGGCTGAATGGGTCGTCCCCCTGCCTGAAGGACTGACGCTCAAGGAATCGATGGAACTCGGCACCGCAGGTTTCACGGCCGCACTGTGTGTAAAGAGGCTTGAGGAGAATGGACTTGAGCCCGGGAGTGGAAAGGTGCTCGTCGACGGCGCAAGCGGCGGGGTCGGCAGTCTTGCCATCAATATGCTCGCGGATAAGGGATATGAGGTCGTGGCAAGCACCGGCCGGACAGAAGAAGCGGAATATCTGAAATCCCTCGGGGCCGCGAAAGTCATCCACCGGGATGAAGTCACCGATACCGACGGAAAGTCCACCCGGAAGCGGCAATGGCAGGCAGCCATCGATCCGGTTGGCGGCAAGACATTGCAGTATATATTGAGCAGTCTCGATTATGGCGGTTCAGTCGCCACGTGTGGGCTTGCAGGCGGCATAGAAGTGGAGACGACGGTCCTGCCGTTCATTTCCCGGGCAATAAACTGGCTCGGCATCGATTCCGTCAAATATCCGATGGAGCCGAGGATTAAGGTTTGGGAAAGCCTCGCCGGGGAACTGAAGCCTTCTGCCCTGGAAACGCATATCTCCCATGAAGTGTCGCTCGAGGAGCTGCCGGATACTTTGCGGGATATCCTTAAAGGACGTGTGCGTGGCCGCGTCATCGTCAAATTCTGA
- a CDS encoding bile acid:sodium symporter family protein — MLTRFNAFIQKWIALLTPLSLIIGVLLGEMGTHFLFLIPWFFAFMTFTGALGMDFKDFRMVVKYPGTILLSILFLHILMPVWGYVLATVLLDDALLTIGFTLAVAVPTGVTSIIWVTITRGNLPLALSIVLLDTLLAPLILPLILVVVAGTAVTIDSASLIMGLLWMIVLPTLVGILMNEVTRGKVKDTWGGRLAPFSKISLLLIIMINGSVIAPYLQNFSWEIIGILLLVLFITLSAYAFALITGHYLLKEPSIVTTFTYNVGMRNISVGVVIATAYFPPKVAMPVVFCMLFQQLIASFASRGMIRYQTYRNG, encoded by the coding sequence GTGCTGACGCGTTTCAATGCTTTCATTCAAAAATGGATTGCGCTCCTCACACCACTCAGTCTGATCATCGGTGTGCTGCTTGGTGAAATGGGGACGCACTTCCTCTTCCTGATTCCCTGGTTCTTTGCCTTCATGACCTTCACAGGGGCACTTGGCATGGATTTCAAGGATTTCAGGATGGTCGTCAAATATCCGGGGACGATACTGCTGAGCATACTGTTCCTGCATATCCTGATGCCGGTGTGGGGCTATGTGCTGGCAACGGTCCTGCTGGATGATGCGCTTCTGACCATCGGTTTCACACTGGCGGTGGCAGTGCCCACCGGTGTGACTTCAATCATATGGGTGACGATTACCCGGGGCAATCTGCCGCTTGCGCTCTCCATCGTCCTCCTCGATACGCTGCTCGCCCCGCTCATCCTGCCACTGATACTCGTTGTGGTTGCAGGCACAGCGGTCACCATCGATTCCGCCTCCCTCATCATGGGGCTCCTGTGGATGATCGTACTGCCGACCCTGGTTGGCATCTTGATGAACGAAGTGACAAGGGGGAAGGTGAAGGATACATGGGGCGGGCGCCTGGCGCCTTTTTCGAAAATCAGCCTGCTGCTCATCATCATGATCAACGGAAGCGTCATCGCACCATACCTGCAGAACTTTTCCTGGGAAATCATCGGCATACTGCTCCTTGTCCTGTTCATTACTTTATCTGCATATGCCTTTGCCCTGATTACCGGACACTATCTGCTCAAGGAGCCGTCCATCGTCACGACCTTCACCTATAATGTGGGAATGAGGAACATTTCGGTAGGAGTGGTCATCGCGACCGCCTATTTCCCGCCAAAAGTTGCGATGCCCGTCGTCTTCTGCATGCTGTTCCAGCAGCTCATTGCCTCCTTCGCAAGCAGGGGAATGATACGCTATCAGACATACAGAAATGGTTGA
- a CDS encoding O-methyltransferase yields the protein MSKLWNDVDAYFTSQLNADDEVITGILENEEERSEAASGQGKFLQLLARIKGAKTVLEIGTLSGYSTLWLGKALPEEGRMATLESNPEYAKTAFEHIKAAELDDKVEVIEAPAENTLPKLLERGYPRFDFIYINANQKHYPDYLEAAINMAKSGSVIVTERKIMESFEEEEAKCPKMQRFLQILTEHPRVDATAVQTVGSRGHDGFVMAVLD from the coding sequence ATGTCCAAACTTTGGAATGATGTGGACGCGTATTTTACTTCCCAGCTGAATGCTGACGACGAAGTAATTACAGGAATTCTCGAAAACGAAGAAGAAAGAAGCGAAGCGGCGAGTGGTCAAGGCAAATTTCTTCAGTTATTGGCGAGAATCAAAGGTGCAAAAACGGTGTTGGAGATCGGCACATTGAGTGGCTACAGTACATTATGGCTGGGTAAGGCACTGCCGGAGGAAGGCAGGATGGCCACGCTCGAGTCCAACCCTGAATATGCAAAGACAGCGTTCGAGCACATTAAGGCTGCTGAACTGGATGACAAGGTTGAAGTCATCGAGGCGCCGGCGGAAAATACGTTGCCGAAACTGCTTGAAAGAGGATATCCGCGCTTTGATTTCATCTATATCAATGCAAATCAGAAGCACTATCCGGACTACCTCGAAGCGGCAATCAACATGGCCAAGAGCGGTTCGGTCATCGTAACGGAACGTAAGATCATGGAATCGTTTGAAGAAGAAGAGGCGAAATGCCCTAAAATGCAGCGTTTCCTGCAGATACTTACAGAGCATCCCCGTGTAGATGCAACGGCAGTTCAGACGGTAGGCAGCAGAGGACATGACGGGTTCGTCATGGCAGTATTGGATTAA
- a CDS encoding MDR family MFS transporter, whose product MEKDSARQYEYLSENPDIKTLPIMLSLIIGAFFAILNETLLNIALTTLMGQFDITLPTVQWMATGFMLVMGIVIPVSALLIQWFTTRQLFLGTMIIFTLGTAIAASAPTFGILLTGRLIQAVGTGMLMPIMFNVFLLMYPPHKRGRIMGIVGLVIMFAPAIGPTLSGIIVEYLGWRFLFITVIPFSLFSIVFAYFFLVNVSEVTRPKIDILSILFSTVGFGATIYGFSSVGESEAGFLSPVVLVSLLLGIAGIFLFAYRQLHLDEPIMDLRVFKYPMYRHAVIMFVIIIMAMFASEIILPIYMQGPLALSAATAGILLLPGSLLNGALSPFMGQLFDKVGPRPMMIPATLVLSGTMFMMSRLDTGSSVWMIVIGFLLLMVSVSAIMMPAQTNGLNQLPKRLYPHGTAVISTLQPMAGAIGVSVFISILNARQANYLSNAETPDDPATIDLAMVAGVELVYFTAFIFSIVAVVMALRVYRARPDDIADTKVE is encoded by the coding sequence ATGGAAAAAGACAGTGCCAGACAATATGAATATCTATCGGAAAACCCCGATATCAAAACCCTCCCGATCATGCTGTCGCTCATCATCGGGGCATTTTTTGCAATTTTGAATGAAACGCTCCTCAATATTGCGCTTACGACATTAATGGGTCAATTCGACATCACCTTGCCGACCGTGCAGTGGATGGCTACAGGCTTCATGCTCGTCATGGGCATCGTCATCCCCGTCTCGGCCCTACTGATCCAATGGTTCACCACCCGTCAGCTTTTCCTGGGGACGATGATCATATTCACCCTCGGTACAGCCATCGCCGCCTCTGCCCCGACATTCGGCATCCTGCTGACCGGCCGCCTGATACAGGCAGTGGGCACCGGCATGCTGATGCCGATCATGTTCAATGTGTTCCTGCTCATGTACCCGCCCCATAAACGTGGCAGAATCATGGGAATCGTCGGTCTCGTCATCATGTTTGCGCCGGCAATAGGGCCCACGCTCTCGGGCATCATTGTTGAATACCTCGGATGGCGTTTCCTCTTCATTACCGTCATTCCGTTCTCATTATTCTCCATAGTATTCGCCTATTTCTTCCTGGTCAATGTATCGGAAGTGACACGGCCGAAAATCGACATCCTCTCCATCTTGTTCTCCACCGTCGGTTTCGGAGCGACCATATACGGATTCAGTTCGGTCGGTGAGAGCGAAGCCGGGTTCCTGAGTCCAGTGGTGCTCGTTTCCCTTCTGCTGGGAATCGCCGGCATCTTTCTGTTTGCCTATCGGCAGCTCCACCTGGATGAGCCCATCATGGATCTCAGGGTGTTCAAGTATCCGATGTACCGCCACGCCGTCATCATGTTCGTGATCATCATCATGGCCATGTTCGCCTCGGAGATCATACTGCCGATCTATATGCAGGGTCCCTTGGCACTGAGTGCCGCCACTGCAGGCATTCTTCTGCTTCCCGGCAGTCTGCTGAACGGCGCGCTCTCCCCTTTCATGGGTCAGCTGTTCGATAAGGTCGGCCCAAGGCCGATGATGATTCCTGCAACACTTGTGCTGAGCGGCACCATGTTCATGATGAGCCGCCTGGACACCGGCAGTTCCGTATGGATGATCGTCATCGGCTTCCTGCTGCTCATGGTCTCCGTTTCGGCAATCATGATGCCTGCCCAGACCAATGGGCTCAACCAGCTGCCTAAGCGGCTCTATCCGCACGGTACAGCCGTCATATCGACCTTGCAGCCAATGGCCGGAGCCATAGGCGTTTCGGTCTTCATCAGCATCCTCAATGCCAGACAGGCAAACTACCTCTCAAATGCAGAGACCCCGGACGATCCGGCAACGATCGACTTGGCCATGGTGGCTGGTGTGGAACTCGTCTATTTCACCGCCTTCATCTTTTCCATCGTTGCGGTAGTGATGGCACTGCGCGTGTATCGTGCGCGTCCAGATGACATTGCAGACACGAAAGTTGAATAG
- a CDS encoding YwbE family protein produces the protein MDGTKRENIKPGVKVKVVQKHHQRSGELTEGTVARLLTNSATHPHGIKVKLEDGTVGRVKEILG, from the coding sequence ATGGACGGAACAAAAAGGGAAAATATCAAACCAGGTGTCAAAGTGAAAGTGGTACAGAAGCATCATCAGCGGTCGGGGGAACTGACCGAAGGGACGGTGGCGAGACTGCTGACCAACTCGGCGACACACCCCCACGGAATCAAAGTGAAGCTCGAAGATGGCACTGTCGGCAGAGTTAAGGAGATATTGGGCTGA
- a CDS encoding SDR family NAD(P)-dependent oxidoreductase → MGRLDGKVAVITGAGSGQGAMEAELFAREGAKVVATDMNDEHLGELLERLGEQYPNAVIGLRQDVSKEADWQHIVEEAVGTFGKVDILINNAGITGITEFTLNKLTIEEWDKVMNVNALGNFLGMKHVIPEMKRNGQGSIVNISSLTGISGLGGLTAYSASKGAIRTMTKGAARDFGGDHIRVNSIHPGYIETPSTEYLTSNADIRDALIAAVPLKYLGQSEDVAYAALFLASDEARFITGEELIIDGGQTIKE, encoded by the coding sequence ATGGGAAGACTTGACGGCAAAGTGGCGGTGATCACTGGTGCAGGCAGCGGCCAGGGAGCGATGGAAGCGGAGCTTTTCGCCCGGGAGGGCGCGAAGGTTGTAGCGACGGATATGAACGATGAACATCTCGGTGAACTGCTCGAAAGGCTCGGGGAACAGTATCCTAATGCGGTAATCGGCCTACGGCAGGATGTGTCTAAGGAAGCGGACTGGCAGCATATCGTGGAGGAGGCTGTCGGCACATTCGGCAAAGTCGATATACTCATCAATAACGCGGGCATTACAGGCATTACAGAATTTACATTGAACAAGTTGACGATTGAGGAATGGGATAAGGTCATGAATGTCAATGCACTCGGGAACTTCCTCGGCATGAAGCATGTGATTCCCGAGATGAAAAGGAATGGTCAGGGCTCCATTGTGAACATTTCCTCCCTGACCGGCATCAGCGGTCTTGGGGGACTCACTGCCTACTCTGCCTCGAAAGGGGCAATCCGCACCATGACGAAGGGTGCGGCAAGAGATTTCGGTGGGGACCATATACGGGTGAATTCCATACACCCCGGCTACATCGAGACACCATCTACGGAGTATCTGACTTCGAATGCGGATATACGGGATGCACTGATTGCTGCTGTGCCGCTCAAATATTTGGGCCAATCGGAAGATGTAGCATATGCAGCGCTGTTTTTGGCATCGGATGAAGCCAGGTTCATCACCGGGGAAGAGCTGATCATCGATGGTGGTCAGACGATTAAGGAATAA
- a CDS encoding metal-dependent hydrolase: MTGKTHIMGGITASLAVAHAANENPLIMVGAGIVGALLPDICHSGSRIGRRFPILSRIINLLFGHRTFTHSLLFLVIVSFLIDRFFPNDILKYGLLTGMVSHYILDMATRSGIKLFFPLDLTVRFPLTLRTGSKVENLIFSILALLSFYFGYETLGWFRFW, from the coding sequence ATGACTGGAAAAACACATATAATGGGCGGCATCACAGCAAGTCTTGCGGTTGCCCACGCAGCGAATGAAAATCCACTGATCATGGTAGGGGCCGGCATCGTCGGTGCACTTCTGCCCGATATTTGCCATAGTGGAAGCAGGATTGGAAGAAGATTCCCCATATTATCACGCATCATCAATCTTTTGTTCGGCCACCGCACATTTACCCACAGCCTCCTGTTTCTGGTAATCGTTTCGTTCCTCATCGACCGGTTCTTTCCAAACGATATACTGAAATATGGATTACTGACGGGTATGGTCAGCCATTACATACTGGATATGGCGACAAGAAGCGGCATCAAGCTCTTCTTTCCGCTCGACCTCACCGTCCGCTTCCCCCTCACCCTCAGGACCGGAAGCAAGGTGGAGAACCTGATTTTCAGCATTCTTGCGCTTCTATCCTTCTACTTTGGATACGAAACGCTCGGGTGGTTCAGGTTCTGGTAG
- a CDS encoding response regulator transcription factor — translation MIRIVLAEDQNLLRGALGALLDLEEDMTVVGQAENGAEALDLVAVESPDVCLMDIEMPVMTGLEAAERLKGGSCKVIMLTTFARPGYFERAKQAQVSGYLLKDSSSETLAQSIRHIIEGRRIYSPELIDIAFEASNPLTPREMEIIQLLEAGRTTKAIAKELHLSNGTVRNYISIILDKLYVDNRIEAISKARGKGWLK, via the coding sequence ATGATCCGTATTGTGCTGGCTGAAGACCAGAACCTGTTGAGGGGAGCACTCGGTGCGCTGTTGGATCTTGAAGAGGATATGACTGTCGTCGGACAGGCGGAGAATGGCGCAGAAGCTTTGGACCTTGTTGCGGTGGAATCTCCGGACGTGTGCCTCATGGATATCGAGATGCCGGTGATGACCGGGCTGGAGGCGGCAGAACGCCTGAAGGGCGGGTCATGCAAAGTCATCATGCTGACGACCTTTGCACGACCCGGGTATTTCGAACGGGCGAAGCAGGCGCAGGTGAGCGGCTATCTGCTGAAGGACAGCTCCAGCGAAACGCTCGCACAGTCGATCAGACATATCATTGAAGGCAGACGCATCTATTCCCCCGAGCTGATAGACATTGCTTTTGAAGCCTCCAATCCCCTCACCCCGCGGGAGATGGAGATCATTCAGCTGCTTGAAGCGGGCAGGACGACGAAGGCTATTGCGAAGGAGCTGCACCTTTCGAATGGGACCGTCAGAAACTATATCTCCATCATCCTGGATAAGCTGTATGTGGACAACCGGATCGAAGCCATCTCGAAGGCGAGGGGGAAGGGGTGGCTGAAGTAG
- a CDS encoding sensor histidine kinase, producing MRDWYHIFPKNTGLSLYIWIIFCILPFYFIFRSNDSGEIVSGIIMTILFFTVYWLTFNTRGPLIYIGLSIEFCINIAMTIFYGYVYFALFTAFYVGNIRNRGGFISMYVIHLVTTVGAITFGFFYNYTLLLSHLPFLIMTVLGVILLPISRYNRLKQEELEMQLEDANMRIAELAILEERHRIARDLHDTLGQKLSMIGLKSELSKKLIDKDPDAAKRELADIQSTSRQALKEVREMISDMKNVNLEGEVDHVKKLMDAAQIRYDITVEGDFNNIPVLVENVLSMCLKEAVTNVVKHSQAHLCVIELVDTDQDILLKVMDNGEGKEIFQSGHGIHGMRERLSFVNGEMQIVNNNGGFEINIAVPKVLKEIEEG from the coding sequence ATGCGCGATTGGTATCATATATTCCCGAAGAATACCGGACTCAGTCTGTACATATGGATCATATTCTGCATCCTGCCGTTCTATTTCATATTCCGCTCCAATGATTCAGGGGAGATCGTCTCCGGCATTATCATGACCATCCTGTTCTTCACGGTATACTGGTTGACGTTCAACACACGGGGACCACTGATCTACATAGGTCTGAGCATTGAATTCTGCATCAATATTGCGATGACCATATTCTACGGCTATGTCTATTTTGCGCTTTTCACCGCTTTCTATGTCGGCAATATAAGAAACAGGGGCGGTTTCATCTCGATGTATGTCATTCACCTGGTGACGACGGTCGGTGCGATCACTTTCGGCTTCTTCTACAATTATACGCTGCTGCTCAGCCATCTGCCTTTTCTCATCATGACCGTCCTCGGCGTCATCCTGCTTCCGATCAGCCGGTACAACCGCTTGAAGCAGGAGGAACTAGAAATGCAGCTTGAAGATGCCAACATGAGGATCGCAGAACTTGCGATATTGGAAGAACGCCACAGGATCGCTCGTGATCTGCATGATACACTTGGCCAGAAGCTGTCGATGATCGGCCTGAAGAGTGAATTGTCAAAGAAGCTGATCGACAAGGATCCCGATGCTGCAAAACGCGAGCTCGCAGACATACAGTCGACATCGAGACAGGCGCTGAAGGAAGTACGGGAAATGATCAGCGATATGAAGAATGTCAATCTGGAGGGTGAAGTGGATCATGTCAAAAAGCTGATGGATGCCGCCCAGATACGGTATGATATAACTGTCGAAGGGGATTTCAACAACATACCCGTGCTTGTCGAAAATGTACTGAGCATGTGCCTGAAGGAAGCGGTCACCAATGTGGTGAAGCACAGCCAAGCGCATCTGTGCGTGATCGAGCTGGTCGATACGGATCAGGATATACTCCTCAAGGTCATGGATAATGGAGAGGGCAAGGAAATCTTCCAGTCGGGCCACGGCATCCATGGGATGCGTGAACGTCTGTCATTCGTGAATGGGGAGATGCAGATCGTCAACAACAACGGTGGTTTTGAAATCAATATCGCGGTGCCGAAAGTATTGAAAGAGATTGAGGAGGGATGA